One genomic segment of Nothobranchius furzeri strain GRZ-AD chromosome 10, NfurGRZ-RIMD1, whole genome shotgun sequence includes these proteins:
- the auts2a gene encoding autism susceptibility gene 2 protein, with translation MTGERREQEHSTYQPERMDPADFNFNVLSTNGIEEPPGPGLVKVSGLEWSQKRSQESCRDPQPPESSTPYPPVPPHTLHVPHSWAPSPLQANSPTQTLVLTRLLPPSEALPPPHTPTVLPPTQGQEPSAHPHPKPVHTRPQTTQNLHPPSLALPSNIHPHQVGAHRPTSHSQSQLLSTYNCHSNSSSSAPGTKLHGPAPSLHLPHHLPAPPVAAAASSFPPALQPLPHSHHPTMFAAPATLPPPPPLTSSALPVPGHPAAGSAYSEQDLLRQELNTRFLASQSTDRSTSLGPPSYLRTEFHQHQHQHQHQHTHQHTHQHTFTPFHHAIMPTPAPPLVCTSARNLLHSYPPAMSGLPPVIPPTGPFSSLQGAFQPKTSNPLDMSSRPGAIHQAFLHKDPRLTDLFRPILRKPGKWCAMHVHIAWQTYHHQQKVKQQMQVDPHKLDFGLKPEFLSRPLGPSLIGANHHLSDLARPATLFSAAGPTHPPGASFGHPPHHPGNFLTPASHLEPFSRTPSLGALGALSSSAFGGLGNPALTANSMFNHKEGPGAQQHFSSSGNTNSQEPWNRLHRTPPSFPTLPPWLKPGDVERGTCIGSQGRDRDSDKRDILGGNEDRDRDSLEKRHPSHPPPIPVHPLNLLGHSRPPEHHRNHLPPASGDLQREKENKAKEREREPSDSWKDSGAEDHKLKDSQHSDKDTPVVHNGRATEDKVPNRGTTSPYVRQNSLERPNEGLNREALEKKTELMYEQQKKNCEVTVKEERKEEQEGATGRGSEPPSQTASTATLHSPSPMPLPMGVAGVHPINSISHLERTRVVAPFMGASPLPGAERFPYPAFPWDPVRDPYRGLDIHRRDHPARDLLLRNDPLHRLAVPRLYEAERSYRDREPHDFNRDHVHSLALEQRREQERAQLEERDRLNMLRDDYEHRHLHPHMHDPTLDGHLPHPTPALMAPGLPGLQYSRVSPSAAVAHHNSLLNKTPPTASLSAPPPLIPTLGARPGSPRRTNPLATDLRDRAAHKDIEAR, from the exons ATTTCAACTTCAATGTGCTCTCCACCAATGGCATAGAGGAGCCTCCGGGCCCAGGCCTCGTCAAGGTATCAGGCCTAGAGTGGAGTCAGAAAAGGAGCcaggagagctgcagagaccctcagcCCCCTGAATCCAGCACCCCATATCCCCCAGTACCCCCTCACACCCTGCATGTACCACATTCCTGGGCCCCGTCTCCTCTCCAAGCAAACAGTCCAACCCAGACTCTGGTTTTAACCCGCCTGCTCCCTCCCTCAGAGGCTCTCCCCCCACCTCACACACCTACAGTCCTGCCTCCCACCCAGGGCCAGGAGCCCTCAGCGCATCCTCATCCTAAGCCTgttcacaccagacctcagaccacACAAAACCTCCACCCACCCTCTCTGGCCCTACCATCAAACATCCACCCTCATCAGGTGGGGGCTCACCGGCCCACATCACACAGCCAGTCCCAGCTCCTCTCTACCTACAACTGCCACAG CAACAGCAGTAGTAGCGCCCCAGGCACCAAGCTCCACGGGCCTGCTCCCTCCCTGCACCTCCCCCaccacctgcctgctcctccaGTGGCAGCAGCAGCCTCCAGCTTCCCACCTGCATTGCAGCCCTTGCCACATTCCCACCACCCCACTATGTTTGCCGCTCCAGCTACAttgccaccaccaccaccactaacgTCTAGCGCCCTGCCGGTACCCGGGCATCCTGCTGCTGGGAGTGCATACTCAG AGCAAGACCTTCTACGTCAGGAACTAAACACCCGTTTCCTGGCCTCCCAGAGCACAGACCGCAGCACCtcgctgggcccgccgtcctaccTGCGCACCGAGTTCCACCAGCACCAGCACCAGCATCAGCACCAACACACTCACCAGCACACGCACCAGCACACCTTCACGCCCTTTCACCACGCCATCATGCCCACCCCAGCACCGCCCTTGGTGTGTACCTCTGCCAGAAAT CTCCTTCACTCCTACCCTCCAGCCATGTCTGGTCTTCCTCCTGTCATTCCTCCAACTGGACCCTTCAGCTCTCTGCAAGGGGCCTTCCAGCCCAAG ACCTCCAACCCTCTGGACATGTCCTCCAGACCTGGAGCCATTCATCAGGCATTTTTACACAAAGATCCAAGG cTCACAGATCTGTTCCGGCCCATCCTGAGG AAACCTGGGAAGTGGTGCGCCATGCACGTCCACATCGCCTGGCAGACgtaccaccaccagcagaaagTAAAG CAGCAGATGCAGGTCGACCCCCACAAGCTAGACTTTGGCCTCAAACCCGAGTTTCTGAGTCGACCTCTGGGCCCCAGCCTCATTGGAGCCAATCATCATCTCAGCGACCTGGCCCGACCCGCCACACTCTTCTCTGCTGCAG GTCCCACACACCCACCAGGTGCTTCCTTCGGCCATCCACCCCACCATCCTGGAAACTTCCTCACCCCGGCGTCACATTTGG AGCCGTTCAGCAGAACTCCATCATTGGGAGCACTTGGTGCTCTCAGCTCCTCAGCCTTTGGAGGGCTAGGAAATCCAGCACTAA CGGCCAACTCCATGTTCAACCATAAGGAAGGCCCGGGTGCTCAGCAGCACTTCAGCAGCAGTGGGAACACCAATAGCCAGGAGCCGTGGAACCGCCTACACCGCACGCCGCCCTCCTTCCCCACGCTTCCCCCCTGGCTGAAACCTGGAGACGTGGAGAGGGGCACCTGCATTGGCTCACAAGGAAGGGACCGGGACTCGGACAAACGGGACATCCTGGGCGGGAACGAGGACAGGGACAG GGATTCTCTGGAAAAACGGCATCCAAGCCACCCACCTCCCATTCCTGTTCATCCCCTCAATCTCCTGGGTCACAGCCGGCCTCCAGAGCACCATAGAAACCACCTGCCACCTGCCTCTGGAGACCTGCAGAGAGAAAAGGAGAACAAGGCGAAAGAACGGGAGAGGGAGCCCTCGGACTCCTGGAAGGACAGCGGGGCAGAAGACCACAAACTGAAAGACAGTCAGCACAGTGACAAGGACACGCCTGTAGTTCACAATGGTCGAGCGACAGAGGACAAAGTCCCCAACAGGGGGACCACGTCACCCTACGTCCGGCAGAACAGTCTGGAGCGTCCCAATGAGGGACTGAACCGGGAGGCCCTGGAGAAGAAGACAGAGCTGATGTATGAGCAGCAGAAAAAAAACTGTGAGGTGACAGTGAAGGAGGAGAggaaggaggagcaggaaggagcCACAGGCAGAGGGAGTGAGCCCCCTTCACAGACAGCCTCCACCGCAACCCTCCACTCACCCTCCCCAATGCCTCTGCCCATGGGCGTGGCTGGGGTTCACCCCATCAACAGCATCAGTCACCTGGAGAGGACTCGAGTTGTGGCTCCCTTCATGGGAGCCAGCCCCCTCCCTGGAGCTGAGCGCTTTCCCTACCCTGCGTTTCCCTGGGACCCCGTGAGGGACCCCTACAGGGGCCTGGACATCCACAGGCGGGACCATCCAGCCCGGGACCTGCTGCTGAGGAATGACCCTCTGCACCGGCTGGCAGTGCCACGCCTCTACGAGGCAGAGCGCTCCTACAGGGACCGTGAACCTCATGACTTTAACCGTGACCACGTCCACTCTCTGGCTCTGGAGCAGAGGAGGGAACAGGAACGCGCTCAGCTGGAGGAGCGTGACCGCCTCAACATGCTCAGAGACGACTATGAACACAGACACCTCCATCCTCACATGCATGACCCCACTCTCGACGGCCACCTGCCCCACCCAACCCCAGCCCTCATGGCCCCGGGACTCCCGGGGCTGCAATACTCCAGGGTGAGCCCCTCCGCAGCAGTCGCTCACCACAACAGTCTCCTGAACAAAACTCCTCCCACTGCATCTCTAAGTGCTCCGCCCCCTCTTATCCCCACACTGGGGGCCCGGCCTGGATCCCCCAGACGGACTAACCCCTTGGCCACAGATCTCAGAGACAGAGCAGCCCACAAAGACATTGAGGCCCGGTGA